The following proteins are encoded in a genomic region of Mycteria americana isolate JAX WOST 10 ecotype Jacksonville Zoo and Gardens chromosome 14, USCA_MyAme_1.0, whole genome shotgun sequence:
- the MOCS3 gene encoding adenylyltransferase and sulfurtransferase MOCS3, whose protein sequence is MAGGAEAARLSAEISRREQELRGLRERLAAVLAGGAAGDVAATEEGASAFPGELPPLPAQASLSTADILRYSRQLVLPELGVRGQLRLSRSSVLVVGCGGLGCPLAQYLAAAGVGRLGLVDHDVVETSNLHRQVLHGEARRGLPKAVSAAAALRLLNSTVQYVPYCCALSPRTALELVRQYDVVADCSDNVPTRYLVNDACVLAGKPLVSGSALRLEGQLVVYNYQGGPCYRCLFPKPPPPETVTNCADGGVLGVVPGIMGCIQALEVLKIASGMGSSFSQFMLMFDAREGRFRNIKLRPKKADCAVCGDNPSVTCLQDYEAFCGSSATDKCRTLHLLSSEDRVSVEEYKQLLDEQVPHVLLDVRPQVEVDICRLVHAVHIPLSKLEEKDEECLEYLEKRICEEKQRTNGQTYFPVYVVCKLGNDSQKAVRILQELPVKEFGSVSAKDIKGGLMAWASKIDPTFPQY, encoded by the coding sequence ATGGCGGGTggcgcggaggcggcgcggcTGAGCGCCGAGATCAGCCGGCGGGAGCAGGAGCTGCGCGGCTTACGTGAGCGGCTGGCCGCCGTCCTGGCGGGGGGTGCCGCGGGGGATGTCGCGGCCACCGAGGAGGGTGCCTCCGCCTTTCCTGGcgagctccctcctctgcccgcCCAGGCCTCTCTGAGCACCGCCGACATCCTGCGGTACAGCCGGCAGCTGGTGCTGCCCGAGCTGGGCGTGCGAGGGCAGCTGCGCCTCTCCCGCTCCTCCGTGCTCGTGGTGGGCTGCGGCGGCCTGGGCTGCCCCCTGGCCCAGTACCTGGCCGCGGCCGGCGTCGGCCGCCTGGGTCTGGTGGATCACGACGTGGTGGAGACGAGCAACCTGCACCGGCAGGTGCTGCACGGGGAGGCTCGTCGAGGGCTCCCCAAGGCCGTATCTGCCGCGGCAGCCCTGCGGCTGCTGAACTCCACCGTACAGTACGTGCCCTACTGCTGCGCCCTGAGCCCTCGCACTGCCCTGGAGCTGGTGCGGCAGTATGACGTCGTCGCCGACTGCTCCGACAACGTCCCCACCAGGTACTTGGTGAATGACGCCTGTGTCCTGGCTGGGAAACCCCTAGTGTCCGGCAGTGCCCTCCGGCTGGAGGGGCAGCTAGTCGTGTACAACTACCAGGGAGGGCCCTGCTACAGGTGTCTCTTCCCCAAGCCCCCTCCACCAGAGACGGTGACTAACTGTGCGGATGGGGGGGTGCTGGGTGTCGTGCCAGGCATCATGGGGTGCATCCAGGCCTTGGAAGTGCTGAAGATTGCTTCGGGAATGGGTTCCTCCTTCAGTCAGTTCATGCTGATGTTTGATGCCCGTGAAGGGAGATTTCGCAACATCAAGTTAAGACCAAAGAAAGCAGACTGTGCTGTTTGTGGTGACAATCCATCTGTCACCTGCCTTCAGGATTATGAGGCATTTTGTGGTTCTTCTGCAACAGACAAGTGTAGGACTTTACATCTGCTGTCCAGTGAAGACAGGGTATCTGTAGAGGAATACAAACAACTGTTGGATGAGCAAGTTCCTCATGTATTGTTAGATGTTCGTCCACAGGTAGAAGTGGATATCTGTCGCCTGGTGCATGCTGTCCACATTCCTTTGagtaaattagaagaaaaagatgaagaatgtctggaatatttagaaaaaagaatttgtgaagaaaaacagagaactaaTGGCCAAACATATTTTCCTGTATATGTTGTTTGCAAATTAGGAAATGACTCCCAGAAGGCTGTAAGAATTCTGCAGGAGTTACCTGTCAAAGAATTTGGTTCTGTGTCAGCTAAGGATATTAAAGGGGGGCTCATGGCTTGGGCCAGTAAAATTGACCCAACGTTTCCTCAGTATTAG